From the Desulfovibrio sp. JY genome, one window contains:
- the cobJ gene encoding precorrin-3B C(17)-methyltransferase, whose translation MIGLGPGDAALLAPMAAEALGAAEMVAGYATYIDLVPPELLAGKEVTATGMTGEVARCRAALEAAAAGKRVALVSSGDAGVYGMAGLALEMLDAMGLADRMDFDVVPGIPAVCAAAALLGAPLTHDFAVVSLSDLLTPLEVIRRRLDAALAADFVLALYNPRSRRRAGYLDEALGLAGRHRDPQTPVGMVKNAFRPGQEIRVTSLAAADPEFADMLTLVVIGNAATRMAAERMLTPRGYAEKYTLEA comes from the coding sequence GTGATCGGGCTTGGCCCGGGCGACGCGGCCCTGCTCGCGCCCATGGCGGCCGAGGCCCTCGGGGCGGCCGAAATGGTGGCAGGATACGCCACCTACATCGACCTCGTGCCGCCGGAGCTGCTGGCCGGCAAGGAAGTGACGGCAACGGGCATGACCGGCGAGGTGGCCCGCTGCCGGGCGGCCCTGGAAGCGGCGGCGGCCGGCAAACGCGTGGCCCTGGTCTCGAGCGGCGACGCCGGCGTCTACGGCATGGCCGGGCTGGCCCTCGAAATGCTCGACGCCATGGGGCTGGCCGACCGGATGGATTTCGACGTCGTGCCGGGCATCCCGGCCGTGTGCGCGGCGGCGGCCCTGCTCGGCGCGCCGCTTACCCACGACTTCGCCGTGGTCAGCCTGTCGGACCTGCTCACGCCCCTGGAAGTCATCCGCCGCCGGCTGGACGCGGCCCTGGCCGCCGATTTCGTGCTGGCCCTCTACAATCCCCGCTCCCGGCGGCGCGCCGGCTACCTGGACGAGGCGCTCGGCCTGGCGGGGCGACATCGCGACCCGCAAACACCCGTCGGTATGGTCAAAAACGCCTTTCGCCCGGGCCAGGAAATCCGCGTCACCTCCCTGGCCGCAGCCGACCCGGAATTTGCCGACATGCTGACCCTGGTGGTCATCGGCAACGCCGCCACGCGCATGGCGGCCGAGCGTATGCTCACCCCGCGCGGCTATGCTGAAAAGTACACCCTGGAGGCCTAA
- a CDS encoding cytochrome c3 family protein, translated as MRKALFTILACMALVGFVGLPMLQAVEAPADMKIKAPEGYDKVTKTEVAFSHKGHAKIDCKMCHHKGEANQKCSAAGCHDSKDSKDKTSEHSFYKAFHDMKSPHSCIGCHKKEAKGPTKCPECHPKA; from the coding sequence ATGAGAAAGGCGTTGTTTACGATTCTCGCTTGCATGGCGTTGGTCGGCTTCGTGGGCCTGCCCATGCTGCAAGCCGTGGAAGCTCCGGCGGACATGAAGATCAAGGCACCGGAAGGCTACGACAAAGTCACCAAGACCGAAGTGGCTTTCTCCCACAAGGGCCATGCCAAAATCGACTGCAAGATGTGCCACCACAAGGGTGAAGCCAACCAGAAGTGCTCCGCCGCCGGCTGCCACGACAGCAAGGACAGCAAGGACAAGACCAGCGAGCATTCCTTCTACAAGGCTTTTCACGACATGAAGAGCCCGCACAGCTGCATCGGCTGCCACAAGAAGGAAGCCAAGGGCCCGACCAAGTGCCCCGAGTGCCATCCGAAGGCGTAA
- a CDS encoding IS110 family transposase: MAGQALSQLQAFVEASQGRSFFVGLDVHKNSYFVALRRFDGVVHTLVMSASPQALIDKLAAVGVTVAMAASESGPTGFTLSRALTKAGIPNLVAAPSRIPRPVVWGAKTDRLDCVKLADYAAKGMLRPIAVPTEEQEAQRSLERRRHDLADDLRRVKLRIHSHLLFLGLTEPPNLKYWSKVAVASLLKLPMHQAARYTLESFVREMHAITSELSLVEQQLETICRQGEHDKVIKCLRTVPGVGPLIAATFRLELFQPERFSRAEEVTSYLGLAPMVRQSGESKGRARLRPVGQTKLRSLLVEAAWKWRAHDPKAQAWYHKLLGKSGLAQKAITALARKLAIILWRLSLEKRAYRFEAVMA, encoded by the coding sequence ATGGCAGGACAAGCGTTATCCCAACTTCAAGCGTTTGTGGAGGCTTCACAAGGTCGATCTTTTTTTGTCGGATTGGATGTCCATAAAAATAGTTATTTTGTTGCGTTACGTCGGTTTGATGGAGTCGTCCACACCTTGGTGATGTCGGCGAGCCCGCAGGCTCTGATCGACAAATTGGCCGCGGTGGGCGTCACCGTGGCCATGGCGGCCAGTGAATCCGGGCCGACCGGATTCACCCTGTCCAGAGCGCTCACAAAGGCAGGGATTCCCAATCTCGTGGCGGCTCCCAGTCGGATTCCCCGCCCCGTGGTCTGGGGCGCAAAAACAGACCGGCTCGATTGCGTCAAACTGGCCGATTACGCCGCCAAGGGGATGCTGCGTCCCATCGCCGTGCCGACCGAGGAGCAAGAAGCCCAGAGGAGCCTGGAGCGCCGACGACACGATCTGGCCGACGACCTGCGTCGTGTGAAACTGCGCATCCATTCCCATCTGCTTTTTTTGGGCCTTACCGAACCACCCAATCTGAAATACTGGAGCAAGGTCGCTGTAGCATCCCTGCTTAAACTGCCCATGCATCAGGCTGCCCGGTATACGCTGGAAAGTTTTGTGCGGGAGATGCATGCCATCACCAGCGAATTGTCCCTCGTTGAACAGCAACTTGAGACAATTTGCCGCCAGGGAGAGCATGACAAAGTCATCAAGTGCCTGCGCACCGTGCCCGGTGTGGGGCCGCTCATCGCCGCGACCTTCCGTCTGGAGTTGTTTCAGCCGGAACGTTTCAGCCGGGCCGAAGAGGTGACAAGCTATCTGGGACTTGCGCCCATGGTGCGCCAGAGCGGCGAGAGCAAGGGCCGGGCCAGGTTACGGCCCGTGGGGCAGACCAAACTGCGAAGTCTTTTAGTGGAGGCGGCCTGGAAATGGCGCGCACACGATCCGAAGGCTCAGGCCTGGTATCACAAGTTGCTGGGGAAAAGCGGCCTGGCCCAAAAGGCCATCACAGCCTTAGCTCGAAAACTGGCCATCATTTTGTGGCGGCTGAGCCTGGAGAAACGAGCGTACCGATTTGAGGCGGTTATGGCGTGA
- a CDS encoding DUF3536 domain-containing protein codes for MDRALCIHGHFYQPPREDPWLGLILPEGSAAPSRHWNERICRESYAPMARARRLDGSGRIVELLNCYEWMSFNAGPTLLAWMARSAPDTYARMLEADRESVKRLGHGNALAQIYHHVIMPLASDLDKELEVAWAVDDFRARFGRDPEGMWLSETAVDTPTLEALAAAGIRFTILAPSQATAVSDDGENWHGVDAGSLDIRRPHKVLLPSGRPMAVFFYHGPLSQAVAFERLLADGEQFFRRLSGAAGEGLLSLATDGETYGHHFTFGEMALAYVLDQARSGRDGLTLTNYATFLETDPPKRFVRIREASAWSCAHGVERWRSDCGCTNGGHPGYNQKWRAPLREALNRLKSRLDAHFFAAGKPLFADPRRALAAYGKVLAASMAPAAFEAAHFAPKLPEAARGTAWKLLSMQAWGLASFASCAWFFDEISRLEPVNGLTFALRAAELARATGMADPEPEVTDILAKARSNDPEMGSGRDIWENMVRPRRETPKTLVTQVLLTLGLEERLPTGDGSAEARWPGVAVTVRLDDPEGGARPGKASIRYHLETATEDFAISFRPAPTADPFDGCVTMVPAGGGAEEGVCFRDVGLPVNKRQALADAFARHAEDAFFAAMLTQAATARKLVTELQEAQNTLNLAPLWLHLWPGLLWHEVFDLPLPAKREALLRLFLIEAGRNSPVKAALEARLAAETARRVAEPDPDCRKLARLVARTADLDLHPDWWAAQNALWECRPFAGSTATLAGALGFVV; via the coding sequence ATGGACCGCGCCCTTTGCATCCACGGCCATTTCTACCAGCCCCCCCGCGAGGATCCCTGGCTCGGGCTCATTTTGCCCGAAGGCAGCGCCGCCCCGAGCCGCCATTGGAACGAGCGCATCTGCCGCGAATCCTACGCGCCCATGGCCAGGGCCAGGCGGCTGGACGGCTCGGGCCGCATCGTGGAACTGCTCAACTGCTACGAGTGGATGAGCTTCAACGCCGGACCGACGCTGCTTGCCTGGATGGCCCGTTCGGCCCCGGACACCTACGCCCGCATGCTCGAGGCCGACCGCGAAAGCGTCAAGCGCCTGGGCCACGGCAACGCCCTGGCCCAGATCTACCACCATGTCATCATGCCCCTGGCCTCGGACCTGGACAAGGAGCTCGAGGTGGCCTGGGCGGTGGACGATTTCCGGGCCCGCTTCGGCCGCGATCCGGAAGGCATGTGGCTGTCCGAAACCGCCGTGGACACGCCGACCCTCGAAGCCCTGGCCGCCGCCGGCATCCGCTTCACCATCCTGGCCCCGTCCCAGGCCACGGCCGTCAGCGACGACGGCGAAAACTGGCATGGCGTGGACGCCGGCTCCCTGGACATCCGCCGGCCCCACAAGGTGCTTTTGCCGTCGGGCAGGCCCATGGCCGTCTTTTTCTACCACGGACCCCTGTCCCAGGCCGTGGCCTTCGAGCGCCTGCTGGCCGATGGCGAGCAGTTTTTCCGCCGTCTTTCCGGCGCGGCCGGGGAGGGGCTCTTGTCGCTGGCCACCGACGGCGAGACCTACGGCCACCACTTCACCTTCGGCGAGATGGCCCTGGCCTACGTGCTCGATCAGGCGCGCTCCGGCCGCGATGGGCTGACGCTCACCAATTACGCGACGTTTCTGGAGACCGATCCACCCAAACGGTTTGTGCGTATCCGCGAGGCCTCGGCCTGGAGCTGCGCCCACGGCGTCGAGCGCTGGCGCTCGGACTGCGGTTGCACCAACGGCGGGCATCCCGGCTACAACCAGAAATGGCGCGCGCCGCTGCGCGAGGCCTTAAACCGCCTCAAATCCCGGTTGGACGCCCATTTCTTCGCCGCCGGCAAGCCCCTTTTCGCCGATCCCCGCCGGGCGCTTGCGGCCTACGGGAAGGTCCTGGCCGCAAGCATGGCCCCGGCCGCTTTCGAGGCCGCGCATTTCGCGCCGAAACTGCCGGAAGCGGCCCGGGGCACGGCCTGGAAACTACTGTCCATGCAGGCCTGGGGGCTGGCTTCCTTTGCCAGCTGCGCCTGGTTTTTCGACGAGATCTCACGGCTCGAGCCGGTAAATGGCCTGACCTTCGCCCTGCGGGCCGCGGAATTGGCCCGGGCCACGGGCATGGCCGACCCCGAGCCCGAGGTCACGGATATCCTGGCCAAGGCGCGCTCCAACGACCCGGAAATGGGTTCGGGCCGCGATATATGGGAAAACATGGTCCGGCCCAGGCGCGAAACGCCCAAGACCCTCGTCACCCAGGTCCTGCTCACCCTCGGCCTGGAAGAGCGCCTGCCGACAGGCGACGGGAGCGCCGAGGCCCGCTGGCCGGGCGTGGCGGTGACCGTGCGCCTGGACGATCCCGAGGGCGGCGCGCGCCCCGGCAAGGCCTCCATCCGCTACCACCTGGAAACCGCTACCGAGGATTTCGCCATCAGCTTCCGCCCGGCCCCGACCGCCGATCCCTTTGACGGCTGCGTGACCATGGTCCCGGCCGGGGGCGGGGCCGAGGAGGGGGTGTGCTTCCGCGACGTGGGCCTTCCCGTCAACAAGCGGCAAGCCCTGGCCGACGCCTTCGCCCGCCACGCCGAGGACGCCTTTTTTGCCGCCATGCTGACCCAGGCCGCGACGGCAAGGAAACTCGTCACCGAACTGCAGGAAGCCCAGAATACGCTCAATCTGGCGCCGCTGTGGCTGCATCTGTGGCCGGGGCTCTTGTGGCACGAGGTGTTCGATCTGCCGCTGCCGGCAAAGCGCGAGGCGCTGCTGCGGCTTTTTCTGATCGAGGCCGGACGCAATTCGCCGGTCAAGGCGGCCCTGGAGGCGCGGCTTGCGGCCGAAACCGCCCGGCGCGTGGCCGAGCCGGACCCGGACTGCCGCAAGCTGGCCCGGCTGGTCGCCCGGACCGCCGACCTCGACCTGCACCCCGACTGGTGGGCCGCCCAGAACGCGCTGTGGGAATGCCGCCCTTTCGCCGGCTCCACAGCCACTCTGGCCGGCGCTTTGGGATTCGTGGTGTAG
- a CDS encoding HAMP domain-containing protein yields the protein MRFPLFPLKIAAAIGVVAVAALLLGLFAVSRLDTLSGRFKALETTRLPRADLAVAVERQLLLASQSIRDYALSSDRESLERAKRNLAKAADVLHAAQEAASRPELKDLAAEAGKIGFFLDAYKKAAESSVVANERLGASRARLAEAATAYDAAVDDYIGQKTAQWDKELAARYPAPEALRQHARRLKLAQVAQRAGRDVATAAGEARGERDPARLSEAEARFDAAEAALRDARAGSDDDARRLAPVFAALADYRQAVTAVLTDWKVLRETGRKILEAEHAALAGAARLGGASLAEVAGEAGRLAGSLRALRLVLGAAGWGILLFGLAFAVAMAALLGLPVRRCAAFARDLAEGRLTATLNVRSHDEVGGLAASLTEMARRLGRRLAR from the coding sequence ATGAGGTTTCCTCTTTTTCCGCTCAAGATCGCCGCCGCCATCGGCGTTGTGGCCGTGGCCGCCTTGCTCCTCGGGCTTTTTGCCGTGTCCCGTCTCGACACCCTGTCCGGCCGGTTCAAGGCCCTGGAGACGACGCGCCTGCCCCGGGCCGATCTGGCCGTGGCCGTGGAACGCCAGTTGCTTTTGGCCTCCCAGTCCATCCGGGACTATGCCCTCAGTTCCGACCGCGAATCCCTGGAACGGGCCAAAAGGAATCTGGCCAAGGCCGCCGACGTGCTGCATGCCGCCCAGGAGGCCGCCTCCCGTCCGGAGCTGAAGGACTTGGCCGCCGAGGCCGGCAAGATCGGTTTTTTTCTGGACGCCTACAAAAAGGCCGCCGAATCGTCGGTCGTGGCCAACGAACGGCTCGGCGCCAGCCGGGCGCGGCTGGCCGAGGCAGCCACAGCCTATGACGCGGCCGTGGACGACTACATCGGGCAGAAAACCGCCCAGTGGGACAAGGAGCTGGCCGCCCGCTATCCGGCTCCCGAGGCCTTGCGCCAGCATGCCCGGCGCCTGAAGCTGGCCCAGGTCGCGCAGCGTGCCGGCCGGGATGTTGCCACCGCGGCCGGTGAGGCCCGGGGCGAACGCGACCCGGCCCGGCTGTCCGAGGCCGAGGCCCGTTTCGACGCGGCCGAGGCAGCCCTTCGCGACGCCAGGGCCGGTTCCGACGACGATGCCAGACGGCTTGCCCCGGTGTTTGCCGCCCTGGCCGACTACCGTCAGGCCGTGACGGCGGTCCTTACCGACTGGAAGGTGCTGCGGGAGACGGGGCGCAAGATTCTCGAGGCCGAACACGCCGCCCTGGCCGGGGCCGCCCGGTTGGGCGGGGCGTCTTTGGCCGAGGTGGCGGGTGAGGCTGGCCGGCTGGCCGGATCGCTTCGCGCCTTGCGGCTTGTTCTCGGCGCCGCCGGCTGGGGCATTTTGCTTTTCGGGCTGGCCTTTGCCGTGGCCATGGCCGCGCTGCTCGGCTTGCCGGTGCGCCGCTGCGCCGCCTTTGCCCGTGATCTGGCCGAGGGCCGGCTGACCGCGACCCTGAATGTCCGCAGCCATGACGAGGTCGGCGGACTGGCCGCGAGCCTGACCGAAATGGCCCGGCGCTTGGGGCGGCGCCTGGCCCGCTGA
- the pstB gene encoding phosphate ABC transporter ATP-binding protein PstB, which produces MPDTVKMAAKGLNFYYGRFKALQDINLTVYEQQVTALIGPSGCGKSTFLRCLNRMNDLIPGTRVEGELTLDGENVYASSLDVVELRRRVGMVFQKPNPFPKTIFENVAYGLRVGGVRDNTYISQQVEKSLKGAALFDEVKDRIHDSALGLSGGQQQRLCIARALAIEPEVLLMDEPASALDPIATQKIEELIHELKRNFTIIIVTHSMQQAARVSDRTAFFYMGKLVEVDATETIFTRPAQKQTEDYITGRFG; this is translated from the coding sequence ATGCCCGACACCGTGAAAATGGCCGCCAAGGGCCTCAACTTCTACTACGGCCGGTTCAAGGCGCTCCAGGACATCAATCTGACCGTCTACGAGCAGCAGGTCACGGCGCTGATCGGCCCCTCGGGCTGCGGCAAGTCCACCTTCCTGCGCTGCCTGAATCGTATGAACGACCTCATCCCCGGCACCCGGGTGGAGGGGGAGCTCACCCTGGACGGCGAAAACGTCTACGCCTCCAGCCTGGACGTGGTGGAACTGCGCCGCCGGGTGGGCATGGTCTTCCAGAAGCCCAACCCCTTTCCCAAGACCATTTTCGAAAACGTGGCCTACGGCCTGCGCGTGGGCGGGGTGCGGGACAACACCTACATTTCCCAGCAGGTGGAAAAAAGCCTCAAGGGCGCGGCGCTGTTCGACGAGGTCAAGGATCGCATCCACGACTCGGCCCTGGGCCTTTCCGGCGGCCAGCAGCAGCGCCTGTGCATCGCCCGGGCCCTGGCCATCGAACCGGAAGTGCTGCTCATGGACGAGCCGGCCTCGGCGCTTGACCCCATCGCCACCCAGAAGATCGAAGAGCTCATCCACGAGCTCAAACGCAATTTCACCATCATCATCGTCACCCACAGCATGCAGCAGGCGGCCCGCGTCTCGGACCGCACCGCCTTTTTCTACATGGGCAAGCTGGTCGAGGTGGACGCCACCGAAACCATCTTCACCCGCCCGGCCCAGAAGCAGACCGAGGACTACATCACCGGTCGCTTCGGCTGA
- a CDS encoding HAMP domain-containing protein — MAASDTLGLRAAALCLTVTAACLAALSLLPATLTRPERLFAYGGALLAAGGVYWLVGRRLSRSLAEVIAVARAIGDGDYRHRIHLSPGGEFSALAEAVNHMARRIESHIGTITDQKTQLEAILDGMREGVMVLDAAGKVRVANPALRRIAPVTGDVVGRRPIEVAPSPELQMACDTLLGEAGEDLPAASTLEIELGPGRYYEVSLVRLGLDPAGGRREHGAVLVFHDVSETRRLSRVRRDFAANVTHEMRTPLTSIKGYAETLLAAAPELAPEKRRFLDVILRNANHMSKMVDDILTLARLEEQPGVGDDRASDRPEPKIDAAAALADAVRECQPLADARKLSFDNQLPEAELLVRCDGGQLTQVWRNLLENATRFAPEGSRIVMTACPDAEGQTVTFGVLDQGPGIPPEERQRVFERFYRVERHRSKTQGSTGLGLAIVKHIVERHGGRIWADRGRGEMTGAAFYFTLPVFARPGAEAAQATVCLGPSTQSS, encoded by the coding sequence GTGGCCGCTTCCGACACCTTGGGCCTGCGCGCGGCGGCGCTTTGCCTGACCGTGACCGCCGCCTGTCTGGCGGCGCTTTCCCTTTTGCCCGCCACGCTGACCCGGCCCGAACGCCTGTTCGCCTACGGCGGGGCGCTTCTCGCGGCCGGCGGCGTCTATTGGCTGGTCGGCCGGCGTCTGTCGCGTTCCCTGGCCGAGGTCATCGCCGTGGCCCGGGCCATCGGCGACGGCGACTACCGCCACCGCATCCACCTGTCCCCGGGCGGGGAATTTTCCGCCCTGGCCGAGGCCGTCAATCACATGGCCCGGCGCATCGAATCCCACATCGGCACCATCACCGACCAGAAGACCCAGCTCGAAGCCATCCTCGACGGCATGCGCGAAGGCGTGATGGTGCTCGACGCGGCGGGCAAGGTGCGGGTGGCCAATCCGGCGCTGAGGCGCATCGCCCCGGTGACGGGGGACGTGGTCGGCCGCCGGCCCATCGAGGTCGCGCCGAGCCCGGAACTGCAAATGGCCTGCGACACGCTGCTCGGCGAGGCGGGCGAGGACCTGCCCGCGGCCTCGACCCTGGAGATCGAGCTGGGACCGGGGCGTTATTACGAGGTGTCCCTGGTGCGCCTCGGGCTCGATCCTGCCGGCGGGCGGCGCGAGCACGGCGCGGTGCTGGTTTTTCACGACGTGTCCGAGACCCGGCGGCTGTCCCGGGTGCGGCGGGATTTCGCGGCCAACGTCACCCACGAGATGCGCACCCCCCTGACCTCCATCAAGGGCTACGCCGAGACCCTGCTGGCCGCCGCGCCGGAGCTGGCCCCGGAAAAACGCCGGTTCCTCGACGTGATCCTCAGAAATGCCAACCACATGTCCAAGATGGTTGACGATATTCTCACCCTGGCCCGTCTGGAGGAACAGCCGGGCGTGGGCGATGACCGGGCCAGCGACCGGCCCGAGCCCAAGATCGACGCCGCCGCCGCCCTGGCCGACGCCGTGCGCGAATGCCAGCCCCTGGCCGACGCCAGAAAACTTTCCTTCGACAACCAGCTGCCCGAGGCGGAACTCCTCGTGCGCTGCGACGGCGGCCAGTTGACCCAGGTCTGGCGCAACCTGCTCGAAAACGCCACCCGGTTCGCGCCCGAGGGCTCGCGCATCGTCATGACCGCCTGCCCGGACGCCGAGGGCCAGACCGTCACCTTCGGCGTGCTGGACCAGGGCCCGGGCATCCCCCCCGAGGAGCGCCAGCGCGTGTTCGAGCGCTTCTACCGGGTGGAGCGCCACCGCTCCAAGACCCAGGGCAGCACCGGCCTTGGCCTGGCCATCGTCAAGCATATCGTGGAACGGCACGGCGGCAGGATATGGGCCGACCGGGGACGGGGCGAGATGACCGGGGCCGCTTTTTATTTCACCCTGCCCGTTTTCGCGCGCCCCGGGGCCGAGGCGGCGCAGGCAACGGTTTGTCTTGGACCGTCGACCCAATCGTCATGA
- a CDS encoding winged helix-turn-helix domain-containing protein has product MSKDSILIVEDDDDIVELLAFNLQSAGFATETAKDGYDALTKARRAPPAGIILDLMLPGLDGFEVCKELKRDPKTAAAPIIMLTARGEEVDRIVGLELGADDYVVKPFSPRELILRLRAVLKRHAPEQERRQVLSRDGLSVDLGAHRVTLDGEEVALTATEFRLLAELFQSTGRVLTRDRLLNSVWGYEFEGYARTVDTHIRRLRQKLGSCARMIETVRGVGYRFKE; this is encoded by the coding sequence ATGTCCAAGGATTCCATCCTGATAGTTGAAGATGACGACGATATCGTCGAATTGCTCGCCTTCAACCTGCAAAGCGCCGGTTTCGCCACCGAAACGGCCAAGGACGGCTACGACGCCCTGACCAAGGCCCGGCGCGCGCCGCCGGCCGGCATCATTTTGGACCTCATGCTGCCCGGACTCGACGGTTTCGAGGTCTGCAAGGAGCTCAAGCGCGATCCCAAGACCGCCGCCGCGCCGATCATCATGCTGACCGCCCGGGGCGAGGAAGTCGACCGCATCGTGGGGTTGGAGCTCGGGGCCGACGATTACGTGGTCAAGCCGTTCTCCCCAAGGGAGCTCATCTTGCGCCTGCGGGCGGTGCTCAAGCGCCATGCCCCGGAGCAGGAGCGCCGGCAGGTGCTTTCGCGCGACGGCCTGTCCGTGGACCTCGGCGCCCACCGGGTGACCCTCGACGGCGAGGAAGTGGCGCTGACGGCCACGGAATTTCGGCTGCTGGCCGAACTGTTCCAGAGCACGGGCCGGGTGCTCACCCGCGATCGGCTGCTCAACTCCGTGTGGGGCTACGAATTTGAAGGCTATGCCCGCACGGTCGACACCCACATCCGCCGGTTGCGCCAGAAGCTTGGGTCCTGCGCCCGCATGATCGAAACCGTCCGGGGTGTGGGCTACCGGTTCAAGGAGTAA
- a CDS encoding ABC transporter substrate-binding protein, whose product MAGRLRTFACAALMMAGLFHFAAPPCLAAGEKPSPIRIGLTAGFSGPTRAMALELYRGALAAFAHRNREGGIDGHTVELLAADDHYEPDPAIENIVRFLVRDKVLTLFSSLGTPTVSRELPVLRAHAKQGARLFFPVSGLQASRVPPYVRYVYNLRASYRQEIEGLVAAFVAQGRSRIAICHQADAFGRSGWDGARRALGKRGLSICGEATFARLVGAGEDMARQVALLADCHPDAVLIVGPAPACAALIRDMRGQGLTMPVGVVSFAGGEILLRVLAREGERCGRNLEDGLVLSQVAPDWRDPQLPASRDYRRDLAALADAPAPPGGWDKHPLEGSATGFEGYLNARLLMKVLSAMADPLDRGGLDAAVISLGPVDLGIDVPVVLTGPHHQGLDMVYLSTASRGRLVPLTSMRIAAGD is encoded by the coding sequence ATGGCGGGCAGGTTACGCACGTTCGCTTGCGCCGCCCTGATGATGGCGGGGCTTTTCCATTTCGCGGCTCCGCCCTGCCTTGCCGCCGGTGAAAAACCGTCACCCATCAGGATCGGCCTTACCGCCGGCTTCTCGGGTCCGACCCGGGCCATGGCCCTGGAACTCTACCGGGGAGCCCTGGCCGCTTTCGCGCACCGCAACCGGGAAGGCGGCATCGACGGCCACACCGTGGAACTGCTCGCCGCCGACGACCACTACGAACCCGACCCGGCCATCGAAAACATCGTCCGGTTCCTGGTCAGGGACAAGGTGCTGACCCTTTTTTCGTCCCTCGGCACGCCGACAGTCAGCCGGGAGCTGCCGGTGCTGCGGGCCCATGCCAAGCAGGGTGCGCGTCTTTTCTTCCCGGTTTCCGGGCTCCAGGCCTCCCGCGTGCCGCCCTACGTCCGCTACGTCTACAATCTGCGCGCCTCCTACCGCCAGGAGATCGAAGGGCTCGTCGCGGCCTTTGTCGCCCAGGGGCGCAGCCGTATCGCCATCTGCCACCAGGCCGACGCCTTCGGCCGCAGCGGCTGGGACGGCGCGCGACGCGCCCTGGGCAAACGCGGTCTGTCGATCTGCGGCGAAGCCACCTTCGCCCGGCTGGTCGGCGCAGGTGAGGACATGGCGCGACAGGTCGCCCTGCTCGCCGACTGCCACCCCGACGCGGTGCTCATCGTCGGCCCGGCCCCGGCCTGCGCCGCCCTGATCCGGGACATGCGCGGCCAGGGGCTGACCATGCCGGTCGGCGTGGTCTCCTTCGCCGGCGGGGAAATCCTGTTGCGCGTCCTGGCCCGCGAGGGGGAACGTTGCGGCCGAAACCTCGAGGACGGACTGGTGCTGTCCCAGGTGGCCCCGGACTGGCGCGATCCGCAACTTCCCGCCTCCCGCGACTACAGGCGCGACTTGGCCGCCCTGGCCGACGCGCCGGCCCCGCCGGGGGGATGGGACAAGCATCCGCTCGAAGGCAGCGCCACGGGATTCGAGGGCTACCTCAACGCCCGGCTGCTCATGAAGGTGCTTTCGGCCATGGCCGATCCCCTGGACCGGGGCGGGCTGGACGCGGCCGTGATCTCCCTGGGCCCCGTGGACCTCGGCATCGACGTGCCGGTCGTCCTGACCGGCCCCCACCACCAGGGCCTCGACATGGTCTATTTGTCCACCGCTTCGCGCGGCAGGCTCGTGCCGCTGACGTCCATGCGGATCGCCGCCGGAGACTGA